The proteins below come from a single Bactrocera dorsalis isolate Fly_Bdor chromosome 5, ASM2337382v1, whole genome shotgun sequence genomic window:
- the LOC105233994 gene encoding uncharacterized protein LOC105233994, producing the protein MSVTKFLKFINLSRINDSKDFLGISPGGSNGSVIITLSRNIVIVVKISTQQQICSWSTQEKLSSKVIFDNSSNKYVGIFGNRYIRCWDASVTDINSTKKLKLQKYVVDIIPSKGEPIILYSDGYWDRLSEALSLLRGSHPFPDSSETAHQKCGNIKDANTNFCIDGEQVLTYFVPSGDNNEIELVIMPLKVGGKRKSLKIGRKDITASLSGYAIVEGENNCVLLTIWSDRRLFLLNLDECKESEHSPGNFVAVISTLNVDSPLSILGIAKNCVAIYGANNNQEGASLLLYNTQFKVVKAQQYFKVFFDSSRIWIIDDNILLAMGQNLSVVTYRMPQELLVDLLGTYHCENPIRIEGDLINEEDYLQSICSYKENVSTVNTSNYESLTNIQDYRNHLPISHETSYKCYDLREKSKPFIKVDQGKCFLNNTITVQESKLETDLINRTLFEFFIHQLENYGTTKEEVSEKLLFLLEKCGASSKMTSLLSRLSSAPLSVFAKVFFSILMKRSSNSTYESLTAAMLKACCLETGIQPLQAAKINNFRSDLSSFDLIFLLDYFYNQLSQLSKSSSEICNMKLEMRIFYWFDILLNAYFQQLLLSKDNKVFELLLKWADLISSYRNQIKTLEDLATRLYNIVQKEDFVENSNSFLWYSIEDLYF; encoded by the exons ATGAGTGTgacaaagtttttaaaatttattaatttatctaGGATTAATGATTCTAAAGATTTTCTTGGTATTTCTCCTGGTGGTAGTAATGGAAGTGTAATAATCACATTAAGTagaaatattgttattgttgttaag ATATCCACGCAACAACAGATTTGTAGCTGGTCGACGCAagaaaaattgtcttcaaaagTTATCTTTGACAATTCAAGTAACAAATATGTAGGAATCTTCGGAAACCGATATATTCGTTGTTGGGACGCCTCTGTTACTGATATAAATTCGACAAAAAAATTGAAG TTACAGAAATATGTTGTGGATATCATACCAAGCAAAGGCGAACCAATAATTCTTTATAGTGATGGCTATTGGGATAGACTTTCAGAAGCTCTTTCATTACTAAGAGGATCACATCCTTTTCCCGATTCGTCAGAAACCGCACATCAAAAATGTGGTAACATTAAGGacgcaaatacaaatttttgtattgatGGAGAACAAGTTCTAACCTATTTTGTACCATCTGGAgacaataatgaaatagaaCTTGTAATTATGCCAttaaaagttggtggaaaaagaaagagtttaaaaattggGCGAAAGGACATTACAGCCAGTTTATCAGGTTATGCTATAGTTGAAGGAGAGAATAATTGTGTATTATTAACAATTT GGTCAGATCGCAGACTATTTCTACTTAACCTAGATGAATGCAAGGAATCGGAACATTCTCCGGGCAATTTCGTAGCCGTTATTTCAACACTTAACGTTGATTCTCCACTATCGATTTTAGGAATAGCTAAGAATTGCGTAGCAATTTATGGTGCAAATAATAATCAAGAAGGCGCGTCGttgttattatataatacacAGTTTAAAGTAGTCAAAGCACAACAGTATTTTAAAGTGTTCTTCGATTCTTCGCGCATTTGGATAATTGACGACAATATTCTGTTAGCTATGGGTCAAAATTTATCTGTGGTAACATACCGCATGCCCCAAGAACTTTTGGTTGATTTACTTGGAACTTATCATTGTGAAAACCCCATTCGAATTGAAGGTGATCTTATAAATGAGGAGGATTATCTTCAATCTATCTGCTCatataaagaaaatgtatcCACTGTGAATACAAGTAACTATGAGTCCCTTACGAATATTCAAGATTATAGAAATCATCTTCCAATATCCCATGAGACTTCATACAAGTGCTATGATTTAAGAGAAAAAAGTAAGCCGTTTATAAAAGTTGATCAAGGGAAATGCTTTCTAAATAATACAATTACTGTGCAGGAATCGAAATTGGAAACAGATCTAATCAACAGAACActatttgagttttttattcaTCAATTAGAAAATTATGGAACTACTAAAGAAGAAGTTTCAGAAAAACTtctatttttgttggaaaaatgCGGGGCGTCTTCTAAAATGACGAGTTTATTAAGTCGATTGTCAAGTGCGCCTTTATCTGTATTTGCTAAGGTTTTTTTCTCTATTCTTATGAAAAGGAGTTCCAACTCTACATACGAAAGTTTAACTGCAGCCATGTTAAAAGCGTGTTGTCTTGAAACCGGCATTCAACCATTACAAGctgcaaaaattaataattttagaagTGATTTGAGTtcatttgatttaatatttctgcttgATTACTTTTATAATCAACTTAGCCAACTATCAAAGTCATCTTCCGAAATCTGCAATATGAAATTAGAAATGAGAATAttttattggtttgatattttGCTAAATGCATATTTTCAGCAGCTGTTATTGTCAAAGGATAATAAAGTTTTTGAATTACTTTTAAAGTGGGCGGATTTAATTTCTTCATAccgaaatcaaataaaaacgcTGGAAGACTTAGCAACACGCCTTTATAACATTGTCCAAAAAGAAGACTTTGTAGAAAATTCAAACTCCTTTCTGTGGTACAGCATTgaagatttatatttttga